Below is a window of bacterium DNA.
CGGGAACCGTGGATGCATTTTCAGATAAACATCCATGACTATAGATAATCACAACGAAAGATGGAAAATATATACAGGCGGCATATGGATTCCCGATTAAAGATTCGGGAATGACGGCGTTACGGGGACTCCCGACACCAGGCCTATGCGTCAGCACCGTGAATTTCCAGATAAATCCGGGATAGATAAATCAAGTTAAATACACAATAAAAAACATATATACAAACCAGTTAATTTAGGATTTTCGTTCGAGGAGAACAGAACATGGAAAAGAAAATACTGGTTGTCGATGACGAAGCAGCGATACGTAAATTACTGGATAAGGCCTTCAGAAAAAAGGGGTATACGGTCGTACTCGCAGAAAGCGCGGAAGAAGCGCTCGAAATACTGAAGGATGACTATATCCAGGTCATGTTTCTCGATTTACGGCTCCCCGGACAGAACGGTATCGAACTCTGCCGTGAAATCCGTAAAGCAAATCCCATCGCGTGTATTTATGCCATGACCGGATACAGCTCGCTTTTCGAGCTTTCGGATTGCCGCGATGCGGGCTTCGATGATTATTTTCTGAAGCCGGTCGATCTCGATGTGTTTCTGAACACAGCGGAAGATGCTTTTACCAAGCTCGAACGATGGAAGAAAAAAGTTCCCTGAACGCTGCTATTGAAGAATCCACAGGTAAACCTGAAAAGGCCCGGCTCGCTTACGTCATGAACCGGGCTTTTTTGCCCGGCAGGCATGGTAACTATGATTCATCGAGCATCGGGCTTTCGATCACCGTAATCCCGGCCCGCTTCATCTCCGCAATCGCTCTGTCAGTGTCCCCGGGCGCAAGCTCGACTCCCCGGCACCCATCCACGATGAGAAATGTGCGGAAA
It encodes the following:
- a CDS encoding response regulator, which gives rise to MEKKILVVDDEAAIRKLLDKAFRKKGYTVVLAESAEEALEILKDDYIQVMFLDLRLPGQNGIELCREIRKANPIACIYAMTGYSSLFELSDCRDAGFDDYFLKPVDLDVFLNTAEDAFTKLERWKKKVP